A single window of Leopardus geoffroyi isolate Oge1 chromosome D4, O.geoffroyi_Oge1_pat1.0, whole genome shotgun sequence DNA harbors:
- the DIRAS2 gene encoding GTP-binding protein Di-Ras2, with protein MPEQSNDYRVAVFGAGGVGKSSLVLRFVKGTFRESYIPTVEDTYRQVISCDKSICTLQITDTTGSHQFPAMQRLSISKGHAFILVYSITSRQSLEELKPIYEQICEIKGDVDSIPIMLVGNKCDESPSREVESGEAEALARRWKCAFMETSAKLNHNVKELFQELLNLEKRRTVSLQIDGKKSKQQKRKEKLKGKCVLM; from the coding sequence ATGCCGGAACAGAGCAACGACTACCGGGTGGCCGTGTTCGGGGCAGGTGGCGTAGGCAAGAGCTCGCTGGTCTTGAGGTTTGTGAAAGGCACGTTCCGCGAGAGCTACATCCCCACGGTGGAGGACACCTACCGGCAGGTGATCAGCTGCGACAAGAGCATCTGCACGCTGCAGATCACGGACACCACGGGCAGCCACCAGTTCCCGGCCATGCAGCGGCTGTCCATCTCCAAGGGCCACGCCTTCATCCTGGTCTACTCCATCACCAGCCGGCAGTCGCTGGAAGAGCTCAAGCCCATCTACGAGCAAATCTGCGAGATCAAAGGGGACGTGGACAGCATCCCCATCATGCTGGTGGGCAACAAGTGTGACGAGAGCCCCAGCCGCGAGGTGGAGAGCGGCGAGGCCGAGGCCCTGGCCCGCAGGTGGAAGTGCGCCTTCATGGAGACCTCGGCCAAGCTCAACCACAACGTGAAGGAGCTCTTCCAGGAGCTGCTCAACCTGGAGAAGCGCAGGACCGTGAGCCTCCAGATCGACGGCAAGAAAAGCAAGcagcagaagaggaaggaaaaactcAAGGGCAAGTGCGTGCTCATGTGA